The Streptomyces sp. CC0208 genome window below encodes:
- the leuA gene encoding 2-isopropylmalate synthase, with translation MANRQQPSTMPIHKYGQYEQVDIPDRTWPNKRITVAPRWLSTDLRDGNQSLIDPMSPERKRRMFDQLVKMGYKEIEVGFPASGQTDFDFVRSIIEEPGVIPDDVTISVLTQAREDLIERTVESLKGAKRATVHLYNATAPVFRRVVFRGSKDDIKQIAVDGTRLVMEYAEKLLGPETEFGYQYSPEIFTDTELDFALEVCEAVMDVYQPGPGREIILNLPATVERSTPSTHADRFEWMHRNLSRREYVCISIHPHNDRGTAVAAAELALMAGADRVEGCLFGQGERTGNVDLVTLGMNLFSQGVDPQIDFSDIDEIRRTWEYCNQMEVHPRHPYVGDLVYTSFSGSHQDAIKKGFDAMEADAAAKGVTVDDIEWAVPYLPIDPKDVGRSYEAVIRVNSQSGKGGIAYVLKNDHKLDLPRRMQIEFSKLIQAKTDAEGGEVKGSDIWAVFQDEYLPNPENPWGRIQVKNGQSTTDTDGVDTLKVEATVDGVDTVLTGSGNGPISAFFDALAKVGIDARLLDYQEHTMSEGASAQAASYIECAIDGKVLWGIGIDANTTRASLKAVVSAVNRAAR, from the coding sequence ATGGCGAACCGCCAGCAGCCCAGCACCATGCCGATCCACAAGTACGGCCAGTACGAGCAGGTCGACATCCCGGATCGCACCTGGCCGAACAAGCGGATCACCGTCGCTCCCCGCTGGCTCTCCACCGACCTGCGCGACGGCAACCAGTCCCTGATCGACCCGATGTCGCCCGAGCGCAAGCGCCGGATGTTCGACCAGCTGGTCAAGATGGGCTACAAGGAGATCGAGGTCGGCTTCCCGGCGTCGGGCCAGACGGACTTCGACTTCGTACGGTCGATCATCGAGGAGCCGGGCGTGATCCCGGACGACGTCACCATCTCCGTACTGACCCAGGCCCGCGAGGACCTGATCGAGCGGACCGTCGAGTCGCTGAAGGGCGCCAAGCGCGCCACGGTCCACCTGTACAACGCGACCGCGCCGGTCTTCCGCCGGGTCGTCTTCCGGGGCTCCAAGGACGACATCAAGCAGATCGCCGTCGACGGCACCCGCCTGGTGATGGAGTACGCGGAGAAGCTGCTGGGCCCGGAGACGGAGTTCGGCTACCAGTACAGCCCCGAGATCTTCACCGACACCGAGCTGGACTTCGCGCTGGAGGTCTGCGAGGCGGTGATGGACGTCTACCAGCCGGGTCCGGGCCGCGAGATCATCCTCAACCTGCCCGCCACGGTGGAGCGTTCGACCCCCTCCACGCACGCGGACCGCTTCGAGTGGATGCACCGCAACCTCTCCCGCCGCGAGTACGTGTGCATCTCGATCCACCCGCACAACGACCGCGGTACCGCCGTCGCCGCCGCCGAGCTGGCGCTGATGGCCGGCGCCGACCGCGTCGAGGGCTGTCTGTTCGGACAGGGCGAGCGCACCGGCAACGTCGACCTGGTCACCCTGGGCATGAACCTGTTCTCGCAGGGCGTCGACCCGCAGATCGACTTCTCCGACATCGACGAGATCCGTCGTACGTGGGAGTACTGCAACCAGATGGAGGTCCACCCGCGCCACCCGTACGTGGGCGACCTGGTCTACACGTCCTTCTCCGGCTCCCACCAGGACGCCATCAAGAAGGGCTTCGACGCGATGGAGGCCGACGCGGCCGCCAAGGGCGTCACGGTCGACGACATCGAGTGGGCGGTCCCGTACCTGCCGATCGACCCCAAGGACGTCGGCCGCTCCTACGAGGCCGTGATCCGGGTCAACTCCCAGTCCGGCAAGGGCGGTATCGCGTACGTCCTCAAGAACGACCACAAGCTGGACCTGCCGCGCCGGATGCAGATCGAGTTCTCCAAGCTCATCCAGGCCAAGACGGACGCCGAGGGCGGCGAGGTCAAGGGCTCCGACATCTGGGCGGTCTTCCAGGACGAGTACCTGCCGAACCCCGAGAACCCGTGGGGCCGTATCCAGGTCAAGAACGGCCAGTCGACGACCGACACGGACGGCGTGGACACGCTGAAGGTGGAGGCCACGGTCGACGGCGTCGACACGGTCCTGACCGGCAGCGGCAACGGTCCGATCTCGGCCTTCTTCGACGCGCTGGCCAAGGTCGGCATCGACGCCCGGCTGCTGGACTACCAGGAGCACACGATGAGCGAGGGCGCCTCCGCGCAGGCCGCCTCCTACATCGAATGCGCGATCGACGGCAAGGTTCTGTGGGGAATCGGGATCGACGCGAACACGACGCGTGCGTCCCTGAAGGCGGTCGTCTCGGCCGTCAACCGGGCTGCTCGATAA
- a CDS encoding TerB family tellurite resistance protein, which produces MLPGRGRNGRAARPACLLGTRTAWTTVGDGEFFCPGCGGDRNYQRLTGRRRFTLLGVPVLPRGDTGPVVECAACRRHFGTDVLDHPTTTRFSAMLRDAVHTVALAVLAAGGTCSRTSLEAAAVTVRAAGFDDCTEDQLETLVEALAEDTGRVYDRPCGTGLAIELHEALDPLAPHLAPAGRESILLQAARIALADGPYTPAERDVLATVGTALTICGDDVTRLLAAARTPS; this is translated from the coding sequence GTGCTGCCAGGACGGGGACGAAACGGCCGTGCTGCCAGGCCTGCGTGCCTCCTGGGCACCCGTACCGCGTGGACGACCGTCGGCGACGGCGAGTTCTTCTGCCCCGGGTGCGGGGGCGACCGCAACTACCAGCGCCTGACCGGTCGCCGCCGCTTCACGCTGCTCGGCGTCCCGGTCCTGCCGCGCGGCGACACCGGCCCGGTGGTGGAATGCGCGGCCTGCCGACGCCACTTCGGCACGGACGTCCTCGACCACCCCACCACGACCCGCTTCTCGGCGATGCTCCGCGACGCCGTCCACACGGTCGCGCTGGCGGTCCTCGCGGCAGGCGGCACCTGCTCGCGCACCTCCCTGGAGGCCGCGGCCGTCACGGTCCGCGCGGCGGGCTTCGACGACTGCACGGAGGACCAGCTGGAAACCCTGGTCGAGGCCCTCGCCGAGGACACCGGCCGGGTCTACGACCGCCCCTGCGGAACCGGCCTCGCCATAGAGCTCCACGAGGCCCTCGACCCGCTCGCCCCCCACCTCGCCCCGGCGGGCCGCGAGTCGATCCTCCTCCAGGCGGCCCGCATCGCCCTCGCGGACGGCCCGTACACCCCGGCGGAGCGGGACGTCCTCGCCACCGTGGGTACGGCCCTGACGATCTGCGGGGACGACGTGACCCGGCTCCTGGCCGCGGCGCGGACGCCGTCCTGA
- a CDS encoding MMPL family transporter, which yields MGAAKMSARRRRAVPWLVLGLWIVVLVAVSPFASKLGDVQRDRAVDYLPASADSTQVAKIQERLPGGEATEMVVVYHRDGGLTAADRATAARQIGRIADEHPLTAEPRGIPSADGTTVMYPIASTEPGTDEKARDRLVNDVRDIAREEGGLGVDVGGEGALATDAGEVYDSLGGPLLYTTAAVVALLLIVIYRSPLLWLVPLGVAGMSEFLARAVAYGLNQGFGTSVTGQSGGIMTILVFGAGTDYALLLVSRYREELRRTERPYDAMAAALRGCGPAVVASSGTVAAGLLCLLAADLNSSRGMGPLGTVGVLVALAAMMTLLPAVLVLLGRRVFWPLVPRYGSTPKVRRSLFAAMGSSAGRRPLTVLAGGAVLLGALALGVLNLPGSLKQEDSFTSKPDAVAAMATLAEAYPERGTQPITVITPADRADATLAAVRGTEGVDSAAKGRTGDGWTEISVTAKDAPESAGETATIKVLRADLDGSYVGGPSAEQLDLKDTNSRDRMIVVPIVLVSVLLILVVLLRSLVAPLILVAAVVAVWAAALGIGGLVFGPVFGFEGTDPGLGLLSFVFLVALGVDYGIFLMHRMREESLAGAEPVTAALTALRTTGGVIASAGLVLAATFAVLTNMPLVQLVELGFVIAVGVLLDTFLVRTYLVTSAAVALRRKVWWPGALSREPEPPVRAERQPETV from the coding sequence ATGGGGGCCGCAAAGATGAGCGCACGGCGACGGCGTGCTGTGCCCTGGCTGGTGCTGGGGTTGTGGATCGTCGTGCTGGTGGCCGTGTCGCCGTTCGCGTCCAAGCTCGGCGACGTGCAGCGGGACCGGGCCGTGGACTACCTGCCGGCGAGCGCCGACTCGACGCAGGTCGCGAAGATCCAGGAACGGCTGCCCGGGGGCGAGGCCACCGAGATGGTCGTCGTCTACCACCGGGACGGCGGGCTGACGGCCGCCGACCGGGCGACCGCCGCCCGGCAGATCGGGCGGATCGCGGACGAGCACCCGCTCACCGCCGAGCCGCGGGGCATCCCGTCCGCGGACGGGACCACCGTGATGTATCCGATCGCCAGCACCGAGCCCGGCACCGACGAGAAGGCCCGGGACCGGCTCGTCAACGACGTGCGGGACATCGCCCGCGAAGAGGGCGGGCTGGGTGTCGACGTCGGCGGGGAGGGAGCACTCGCCACCGATGCCGGCGAGGTCTACGACTCGCTCGGCGGACCGCTGCTCTACACCACCGCCGCCGTGGTCGCCCTGCTGCTGATCGTCATCTACCGCAGTCCGCTGCTGTGGCTGGTGCCCCTCGGCGTCGCGGGCATGTCGGAGTTCCTGGCGCGGGCCGTCGCCTACGGGCTCAACCAGGGGTTCGGGACCTCGGTCACCGGGCAGAGCGGCGGCATCATGACGATCCTGGTCTTCGGCGCCGGGACCGACTACGCCCTGCTGCTCGTCTCCCGGTACCGGGAGGAACTGCGGCGCACCGAGCGGCCGTACGACGCGATGGCGGCCGCGCTGAGGGGCTGCGGGCCCGCCGTGGTCGCCTCCTCCGGGACCGTGGCCGCGGGCCTGCTGTGCCTGCTCGCCGCCGACCTCAACAGCAGCCGCGGCATGGGCCCGCTGGGCACGGTCGGAGTGCTGGTCGCGCTCGCCGCGATGATGACGCTGCTGCCCGCGGTCCTGGTGCTCCTCGGCCGCCGGGTCTTCTGGCCGCTCGTCCCGCGCTACGGCAGCACCCCCAAGGTGCGCCGCTCCCTGTTCGCCGCCATGGGCAGCTCCGCCGGGCGGCGACCCCTCACCGTGCTGGCCGGCGGGGCCGTGCTGCTCGGGGCGCTCGCGCTGGGCGTGCTCAACCTGCCCGGCAGCCTCAAGCAGGAGGACTCCTTCACCAGCAAGCCCGACGCGGTCGCCGCCATGGCGACGCTCGCCGAGGCCTATCCGGAGCGGGGCACCCAGCCCATCACCGTCATCACCCCGGCCGACCGCGCCGACGCCACCCTCGCCGCGGTCCGCGGCACCGAGGGCGTCGACAGTGCCGCCAAGGGCCGTACCGGGGACGGCTGGACAGAGATCTCCGTCACCGCGAAGGACGCCCCCGAGTCCGCCGGGGAGACCGCGACCATCAAGGTCCTGCGCGCCGACCTCGACGGTTCCTACGTCGGCGGGCCCAGCGCCGAGCAGCTCGACCTGAAGGACACCAACAGCCGCGACCGGATGATCGTCGTACCGATCGTCCTCGTCTCCGTGCTGCTCATCCTCGTCGTCCTGCTGCGGTCCCTCGTCGCGCCGCTGATCCTGGTCGCCGCCGTGGTCGCGGTGTGGGCCGCGGCCCTCGGCATCGGCGGGCTGGTCTTCGGGCCGGTGTTCGGGTTCGAGGGCACCGATCCCGGACTCGGGCTGCTGTCCTTCGTGTTCCTGGTCGCCCTCGGGGTCGACTACGGCATCTTCCTGATGCACCGCATGCGCGAGGAGTCCCTGGCCGGCGCCGAACCGGTCACCGCCGCCCTCACCGCGCTGCGGACCACGGGCGGGGTCATCGCCTCCGCCGGACTCGTCCTCGCGGCCACCTTCGCGGTGCTCACCAACATGCCGCTGGTCCAACTCGTCGAGCTGGGCTTCGTGATCGCGGTGGGCGTGCTCCTCGACACCTTCCTCGTGCGGACCTACCTGGTCACCAGCGCTGCCGTCGCGCTGCGGCGGAAGGTGTGGTGGCCTGGGGCGCTGTCCCGGGAGCCCGAGCCGCCCGTACGGGCCGAGCGCCAGCCGGAAACCGTGTGA
- a CDS encoding sensor histidine kinase yields the protein MTRSFPGALPSWKGAFRPDVPEDDTVQETTRPRLGERIMAAVNRDPRTAPHGTRNDALLAVVLAAAAVCAGLFIDDGRRPDALGWTLLLAAHVPLVWRRRRPLLVLAAIVALIAPYHALDNNHAAPTLVAYVALYTVAVTGRPLRTVLTGAVVLSVSLAVMLTVNAHRALELLQTSGWIIAVLFCGIDVRYYRQYVASIVERAVRAERTREEEARRRVAEERLRIARDLHDLLAHSITLIGVQTSVAAHVLAADPERLDREAVAKALDDIAGTCRTARGELRTTLEVLREHGPQDTRGPLPGLDGLPDLVAAARLAGARVEQDLRIRTDPPPAVGAAAYRIVQEALTNAVRHAGPEPAVRLRLYDEPGALRVSVTDDGTGPVPGGNPGFGLVGMRERARSVGGTLDAGPRPDGGFEVTAALPLAVGEGTV from the coding sequence GTGACGAGGTCGTTCCCCGGCGCCCTTCCCTCCTGGAAGGGCGCCTTCCGGCCCGACGTCCCGGAAGATGACACCGTGCAGGAGACCACGAGACCCCGGCTGGGCGAGCGGATCATGGCGGCGGTCAACCGCGACCCGCGGACCGCCCCGCACGGCACCCGCAACGACGCGCTGCTCGCCGTCGTGCTGGCGGCGGCGGCCGTCTGCGCCGGCCTGTTCATCGACGACGGCCGCCGCCCGGACGCCCTCGGCTGGACGCTGCTGCTCGCCGCCCACGTGCCGCTCGTGTGGCGCCGCCGCCGTCCGCTGCTCGTACTGGCCGCGATAGTGGCGCTGATCGCGCCGTACCACGCCCTCGACAACAACCACGCGGCCCCCACCCTCGTCGCCTACGTCGCCCTCTACACGGTCGCCGTCACCGGCCGCCCCCTGCGGACGGTCCTGACGGGCGCCGTCGTGCTGAGTGTCTCGCTGGCCGTGATGCTCACCGTCAACGCCCACCGGGCCCTCGAACTGCTGCAGACCTCCGGCTGGATCATCGCTGTCCTGTTCTGCGGCATCGACGTCCGCTACTACCGCCAGTACGTCGCCTCCATCGTCGAACGCGCCGTCCGCGCCGAACGGACCCGCGAGGAGGAGGCCCGCCGCCGGGTCGCCGAGGAACGTCTGCGCATCGCCCGCGACCTGCACGACCTGCTCGCCCACAGCATCACCCTGATCGGCGTGCAGACCTCCGTCGCCGCGCACGTCCTGGCCGCCGACCCCGAGCGCCTGGACCGGGAGGCGGTCGCCAAGGCCCTCGACGACATCGCCGGGACCTGCCGCACCGCACGCGGTGAACTCCGTACGACGCTGGAGGTGCTGCGCGAACACGGCCCCCAGGACACCCGCGGCCCGCTGCCCGGCCTCGACGGCCTGCCCGACCTCGTCGCGGCGGCCCGGCTCGCGGGCGCCCGCGTCGAACAGGACCTGCGCATCCGCACCGACCCGCCGCCCGCCGTCGGCGCCGCCGCCTACCGGATCGTCCAGGAGGCGCTCACCAACGCGGTCCGGCACGCTGGACCCGAACCCGCCGTACGCCTCAGGCTGTACGACGAACCGGGTGCCCTGCGGGTGTCGGTGACCGACGACGGCACCGGGCCCGTCCCCGGCGGCAACCCCGGCTTCGGGCTGGTCGGCATGCGCGAGCGGGCCCGCAGCGTCGGTGGCACACTCGACGCCGGACCACGCCCTGACGGCGGGTTCGAGGTGACGGCGGCGCTGCCGCTCGCCGTGGGGGAGGGAACCGTATGA
- a CDS encoding response regulator transcription factor: MTIRVLLADDQTLVRAAFAMLVESARDMEVVAEAGSGREAVGAAREVRPDLVVMDIRMPDLDGIEATRLIAADEELAGVRVLVLTTYDTDENIVEALRAGASGFLVKDTRPADLLDAIRTVAAGEALLSPGPTARLIERFLRSPSVPVAGGGPECLSDREREVLALVARGLNNTEIAETLGLSPLTAKTHVSRIMGKLGARDRAQLVIVAYESGTVTPGTR, from the coding sequence ATGACCATCCGCGTACTGCTCGCCGACGACCAGACCCTGGTGCGGGCCGCGTTCGCCATGCTCGTCGAGTCGGCCCGGGACATGGAGGTCGTCGCGGAGGCGGGCAGCGGGCGGGAGGCCGTGGGCGCGGCCCGAGAGGTGCGGCCCGACCTGGTGGTCATGGACATCCGCATGCCCGATCTCGACGGCATCGAGGCGACCCGGCTCATCGCGGCGGACGAGGAGCTGGCCGGGGTGCGGGTACTGGTCCTGACCACCTACGACACCGACGAGAACATCGTCGAGGCGCTGCGCGCGGGGGCCTCCGGCTTCCTGGTGAAGGACACCCGGCCGGCCGACCTCCTCGACGCCATCCGCACGGTGGCGGCCGGTGAGGCGCTGCTGTCCCCGGGACCGACGGCCCGGCTGATCGAACGGTTCCTGCGCAGCCCCTCGGTCCCGGTGGCGGGCGGCGGGCCCGAGTGCCTCTCCGACCGGGAGCGCGAGGTGCTGGCCCTGGTCGCGCGGGGCCTCAACAACACGGAGATCGCCGAGACGCTGGGCCTGAGCCCGCTCACCGCGAAGACCCACGTCAGCCGGATCATGGGGAAGCTGGGGGCGCGGGACCGGGCCCAACTGGTCATCGTGGCCTACGAGTCGGGGACGGTGACGCCGGGGACGCGGTAG